One segment of Brassica napus cultivar Da-Ae chromosome C3, Da-Ae, whole genome shotgun sequence DNA contains the following:
- the LOC106382995 gene encoding beta-glucosidase BoGH3B-like, protein MSKVPVRILLWMCCCVWVCNGDDGEYMLYKDPKQKVSDRVVDLLGRMTLEEKIGQMVQIDRSVATVNIMRDYFIGSVLSGGGSAPLPEATAQNWVDMINEYQKGALVSRLGIPMIYGIDAVHGHNNVFNATIFPHNVGLGATRDPDLVKRIGVATAVEVRATGIPYTFAPCIAVCRDPRWGRCYESYGEDHKVVENMTDIILGLQGEPPSNYKHGVPFVGGKDKVAACAKHYVGDGGTTRGINENNTVTDLHSLLSIHMPAYADAIYKGVSTVMVSYSSWNGEKMHANTKLITGYLKGTLKFKGFVISDWQGVDKISSPPHSNYTASVRAAIEAGIDMVMVPFNFTEFVNDLTSLVKNKVIPVTRIDDAVGRILRVKFTMGLFENPLADYSFSNELGSQAHRDLAREAVRKSLVLLKNGNKTNPMLPLPRKASKILVTGTHADNLGYQCGGWTITWQGFNGNKDTRGTTILGAVKSAVDKTTEVIFNENPDAEFLKSNNFSYAIIAVGEPPYAETAGDNDKLTMMDPGPAIVTSTCQAVKCVVVVVSGRPLVMEPYVDSIEALVAAWLPGTEGQGVADALFGDHGFSGKLPVTWFRNTEQLPMNFGDSHYDPLFAYGTGLETESVASIVARSTSGSAAGAKPCLITLLVCLFFFPSLSWGLRR, encoded by the exons ATGAGCAAAGTTCCAGTAAGGATCCTTCTATGGATGTGTTGCTGTGTGTGGGTTTGTAACGGAGATGATGGAGAGTATATGCTCTACAAGGATCCCAAACAGAAGGTCTCAGATCGAGTTGTTGATTTGCTTGGTAGAATGACTCTTGAAGAGAAGATTGGTCAGATGGTTCAGATTGACAGAAGTGTTGCCACTGTCAACATCATGAGAGATTACTTCATTGGCAGTGTCCTGAGTGGTGGTGGGAGTGCTCCACTCCCTGAAGCAACTGCTCAGAACTGGGTTGATATGATCAATGAGTATCAGAAAGGAGCTCTCGTGAGCCGTTTGGGCATTCCTATGATATATGGCATTGACGCTGTTCACGGCCATAACAATGTCTTCAACGCTACCATCTTCCCTCACAATGTTGGCCTTGGAGCCACCAGGGATCCGGATCTGGTTAAGAGGATTGGAGTAGCAACTGCAGTCGAAGTCAGAGCCACTGGAATCCCATACACATTTGCTCCTTGCATTGCT GTTTGTAGAGATCCAAGATGGGGCAGGTGTTATGAGAGCTACGGAGAGGATCACAAAGTTGTGGAGAACATGACTGACATCATACTTGGCTTACAAGGAGAGCCTCCTTCTAACTATAAGCATGGAGTTCCCTTCGTTGGTGGAAA GGATAAGGTTGCAGCTTGTGCCAAGCATTATGTGGGAGACGGTGGGACAACCAGAGGAATAAACGAGAACAACACAGTCACTGACTTACACAGTCTTCTCAGCATTCACATGCCAGCTTATGCTGATGCAATTTACAAAGGCGTTTCCACAGTGATGGTTTCTTATTCTAGCTGGAACGGTGAGAAGATGCATGCTAATACAAAGCTCATCACAGGGTATCTCAAGGGTACCCTTAAGTTTAAG GGTTTTGTTATTTCGGATTGGCAAGGCGTTGATAAGATCTCTTCACCTCCACATTCGAACTACACGGCTTCTGTCCGAGCTGCTATTGAAGCTGGGATAGATATGGTCATGGTCCCTTTCAACTTTACTGAGTTCGTCAATGATCTCACCTCCTTGGTGAAGAACAAAGTGATTCCTGTCACCAGGATTGATGATGCTGTCGGAAGAATCCTGCGTGTCAAGTTCACAATGGGTCTCTTTGAGAACCCTTTAGCTGATTACAGCTTCTCCAATGAACTAGGAAGCCAG GCACATAGAGACTTGGCAAGGGAAGCTGTTAGGAAATCACTTGTGCTGCTGAAAAACGGGAACAAAACCAATCCAATGCTCCCACTTCCCAGGAAGGCTTCAAAGATCTTAGTCACTGGCACTCACGCTGATAATTTAGGTTATCAGTGTGGTGGTTGGACCATTACTTGGCAAGGGTTTAACGGTAACAAGGACACGAGAG GGACTACGATTCTTGGCGCTGTAAAATCAGCTGTTGATAAAACCACTGAAGTCATCTTCAACGAGAATCCAGACGCTGAGTTCCTCAAATCCAACAACTTCTCTTACGCAATCATCGCTGTTGGTGAACCTCCATACGCAGAGACAGCTGGAGACAACGACAAGCTAACCATGATGGACCCCGGTCCAGCCATCGTGACCTCCACTTGTCAGGCTGTCAAATGTGTGGTTGTGGTCGTTTCAGGGAGGCCGCTTGTGATGGAGCCTTACGTTGACTCGATAGAGGCATTGGTTGCAGCTTGGCTACCGGGAACAGAAGGCCAAGGTGTCGCTGATGCTCTCTTTGGGGACCATGGCTTCAGTGGGAAGCTTCCTGTTACGTGGTTTAGAAACACGGAGCAGTTGCCTATGAACTTTGGAGATTCGCATTATGATCCGCTCTTTGCTTATGGGACTGGTCTTGAAACTGAGTCTGTTGCGAGCATTGTTGCTAG GTCAACCTCAGGTTCTGCTGCTGGTGCAAAGCCATGCTTAATCACACTTCTTGTTTGTCTGTTTTTCTTCCCAAG CTTGAGCTGGGGTTTGAGGAGATGA